In one window of Dokdonia sp. PRO95 DNA:
- a CDS encoding NAD(P)-dependent oxidoreductase, giving the protein MKFAIITERKNPPDRRVVFSPEKLAEAREQFEDASFVVEASDIRIFPDMAYTINGFDVEEDVSDADVMIGVKEVPIDALVPNKKYFFFSHTIKKQPYNRELLKAILDKNIEMYDHEVITEASGARLIGFGRYAGLVGAYNGFRLLGLRDGLFELPKVETLLDLDAVKSQLDKIKLPAIKICLSGSGKVARGAQEILDHLNIKEVTDHAYLNEEFSEPVYCTIDVLEYNKRIDGTEGSRFEFYKDPSGYESDFMKYAKVTDYFIAGHFYGDGAPYLFTREDAKDPGFKINLIADISCDIDGPVASTIRPSTIADPFYGYNPVTEQEDDYNKDGVIAMMAVDNLPCELPKDASEGFGEMFLKHVIPAFFNGDKTGLLDRARMTQDGKLTERYSYLQDYVDGKE; this is encoded by the coding sequence ATGAAATTTGCCATCATCACAGAACGTAAGAATCCACCAGACAGAAGAGTTGTTTTCTCTCCTGAAAAACTGGCAGAAGCACGAGAGCAGTTTGAAGATGCAAGCTTTGTAGTAGAGGCATCAGATATCCGTATATTTCCTGATATGGCTTACACCATTAATGGATTTGATGTAGAAGAAGATGTCTCTGATGCAGATGTGATGATTGGAGTAAAAGAAGTGCCTATAGATGCTCTAGTGCCTAATAAAAAATATTTCTTCTTTAGTCACACCATTAAGAAACAGCCATATAATCGTGAGTTGCTCAAGGCTATTCTTGATAAAAATATCGAGATGTATGATCACGAAGTAATCACGGAGGCTAGCGGAGCACGACTTATCGGTTTTGGTCGTTACGCTGGGCTCGTAGGTGCCTATAATGGTTTTAGATTATTGGGATTACGTGATGGGCTTTTTGAACTTCCTAAAGTAGAAACGCTACTAGATCTTGACGCTGTAAAAAGCCAACTCGATAAAATTAAACTCCCTGCTATTAAGATTTGTCTATCAGGTAGTGGGAAAGTTGCCCGCGGAGCACAAGAAATTCTAGACCATCTCAATATTAAGGAGGTGACAGATCACGCTTACTTAAATGAAGAATTTAGTGAGCCAGTTTATTGTACGATTGACGTATTAGAATACAATAAACGTATAGATGGAACAGAGGGTTCTCGATTTGAATTTTATAAAGATCCTTCCGGATATGAAAGCGACTTTATGAAGTATGCAAAGGTGACAGATTACTTTATTGCTGGACATTTTTACGGTGATGGTGCGCCTTATCTATTCACTAGAGAAGATGCAAAAGATCCAGGGTTTAAGATTAACCTTATTGCAGATATTTCTTGCGATATAGATGGTCCCGTAGCTAGTACGATTAGACCATCTACAATTGCAGACCCTTTTTATGGATACAATCCTGTTACAGAACAAGAAGATGATTATAATAAGGATGGTGTGATTGCTATGATGGCTGTAGATAATCTACCATGTGAATTACCTAAGGACGCTAGTGAAGGTTTTGGCGAGATGTTCTTAAAGCATGTGATTCCAGCATTTTTTAATGGAGATAAGACAGGACTTCTTGATCGCG